Genomic segment of Chelonia mydas isolate rCheMyd1 chromosome 11, rCheMyd1.pri.v2, whole genome shotgun sequence:
ATCTCCAGTTCTTAGGTTTCACAGAACTGGACTGTCTTATATTATGGATGCTGGTATCTTTATTGGGATCACTACAGCTTGCCACTCATGATACATCAGTTGCAGATGCTCTTGTTTTCTGTGATTTCTGGATTTGGGTTTGCGACATGACTGATGCTGTCTATCCTGACTGAAAGGTGAAATCAGTTCTGTCAGTAGCCTCTCTGTATATGACATCTTGCAGTTTCTTTCTAATGGCTGTTGGCTCCCTTATTCTATGCAATCCTTGTTCACCTGCCTCACACGTTTCTTTACTTAACTGTTGGCAAATAATATAGAGACTGTAGAAAACTGTAGACTATAGAATTTTTTGAAAACTTACTACCAGTTCCATGGTTTGCCCACGACTGTAATCAAACCACCACCTCAGCTAACTACTGTTGCTCTTTCTATTTGTAAAAAATACCATCATGTCTATGTTAATTCTAGTCTAACTATAAAGCATTATGCACTATTAAACAAATACAAAGCATGCAAGAAAATGATTTCAcatattacaagaaaaatacattCTGTATTATGATTAACATATTTCTAATATAAGATCTGTGGATGACTAAATGCTATAAAAGGTTGATTATTCAAGTGCAGTAGGAGTTAAAATAATGATTGTGTCTTCTCATTTCTGTTCTTAATAGACTGAAAAGGAATTATGCCTCACTTTAATTTTGTTGACAAGTTCATGCACACATTTCTGGTGaatttttgctgccttatttATTTGCAAGTTTGAGGGTCTAAACATCGGAATTCAACTTGGTAACAACCATTTTTGAAATCAGCAGGTTCAAATTATGTTAGAAAAAGTTGTTAtcaactttaaacaaaaaaatgcatCTAGATCCCCTATGGAGGATTGATTCAGAGATTTCTGTCTAGTCTGTAATGTTGCCGAACCATTGCAAACTATTTTTCAGTCTACTGGGTATTATTATCCAACCCTCCTTTTTAAACGAAACCAAAAACAAATACAGCTTGTTTTTCTAGTTTAAATATTGTATGTGCATCCAGGAATATATAAGGCGCAATCTGTCCCATATTTTTTCACACACAGGGTACACTCTATATCACCCAGTTTACTATaagagaaaacattttcttgTTTTGCTTGTTACTATCATAAATTTATAGTCATATTCAGCCCTGGTTTACTTATTTGCATTGCCAGTGACATCAAGGATCAAATATGGCAAGAATAATCATCTGTTACAAGATCCCTTCTTATCAACACGAGTCCATGCAGCAGATCATGGCTTCGTCTGCACTTCACATAGTTAAGAGATAAATACAATTTTAGTCTCAAAAGCAGTTGCAGAAAATGTGTTATGGGGATAAActagaaagagatttttttttaactgcatatTTCAATGTATATTAAACTGCAAACTGTTGAATTGCAACTGATCTAGATAACCACGATTGTcattatttatgtgtgtgtgtgtgcgcgcgcgcgtgcgcatgtattattttttttgtttgacagAGGTAATTACTTAGTTCTTTTTGGATATTCTTACAGATTAAAAGGACCGATCAAACATTCACTACAGTCAAATGCTGTTATATAATATGAAGAGACCATAGGACATACTCTTATCTGCTGCCTTTTCTCCTGCTTTAAACATTTGAAGTTCAGGGTGATGGGTTTCGTTTGTGAGTCATAAAATCATGATCTCTAGTCTCTCTTCCAATGCACCCTCTTTATCTTACTTTACATAGAAGGAGTAGTGTGACCGAATACACCCCTGCATTCGCACATACtcattattgtaataatctttgtaccaaatatgccttgtgaagtatcatctgaaaactaataaTCATTGAATAATAAtgtcatggtgaaatgtatgtagtaaCGTTTTATGTAAAGTTATGAGTTCCCCTTGTATGGTTGTGATGGCACGTGTTCAAACCCACATAGCCCTGTCTAGGCAGAAGCTGTTAAACATATCTATCCTaaacaaagacattttatttttacctcaatttacatatatgTAGTAAACAGGGTCCTTGGGACAGGAAGAGGGGGTAAACtcatttctcaaagacaaaggacaagctgacaccTCTAACGAAGTATCATTAACAGAGCCGTCCCTTGAGTACAGCAAATCGGTGCCACCGCCCTGGGCCCCGCGCTCTGGGGGTCCTGCAGGCAGGGAGGTGAGGCGGGCGGGTgagtggggtgaggaggcaaaCAGGGAGGCGAGCAGCAGGTGGGCGGGAGAGGGTGTGGAGGAGTCCTCCTACCGGAACCACCCCCTCCCCGCTGGcgggccctgccgatcagcacctctgCCTCCGTCCCAGCGCCTACCACGGATCAGATGTTTCGTGGTGttaggaggcactgggggggcaaGGAGGGTGCAGCAtgcttggggaaggggatggaactGGGTGGGGGCGGGTAGAAGCAGGGTGGGTTGGGGCCTGGAGGGGCTGGTGGGGAAGCACCCCTCAGCAGCTAGGGGCTGAGTTTCTAGTGTCCTGGGCCCCACACCCCCCTAGGGCTGGCCCTGGTCATCAAAGTTGGTTGGCAATCACTGGTCAAATGGCCCCTCTTTGGCAGCGAAGGGGAGCAGGAAcagattgtttttcattttagcaAGCAACAACATGGAATCTCTTTCACCATGAGATCCCCTGCCTCCGTTctcacagctggaaggaactttatctagaggtaaccctcaggaaaatgctttTTGAAGGGTGAATGGACTGTAAAAATGAGGGGCAAAACGATCCGAGGTTATCTCCATCTCTCTATCCCTCTTTCTTTCacctaaaaagacaaagaaaccaaCCCTTTGACTTTGGGGGAGTCCCTGACCTGAGAATTTTGGCAGCAATGTTTCTGGGAACCTGGGGTAAGGATTTAACTTGAACCAAGTCGAGCTTGTTAAGTTCAgttactagaaagtgttttatctctttttctcttgtaaccatttctgactttaataccttatcCATGTACTCACTTAATTTAACTataaagagatagattttaacttgtttttttttctaatccaAACTAATCCAATGTTATGTTTAAATTGAGCTGTTTGGTAATTCCATTTAAAGTAGCAGGCTGTTAGATATTGACCCTTAtaggggctagggtgaccaggtgtctggtttttgacctgaacacccggttgaaaagggaccctggtggctccagtcaccaccactgactgggctgttaaaagttcTGTTGGCGGTGCTGTGGAGctaggcaggctagtccctacctgtcctgatACCGCACTGCACCCTGGAATTGGCCatcaggtccagctcctaggcgggaggGCATGGGGCTCCGTGCGCTGTCCCCGCCtagagcaccggctccgcactcccattggccggggaccgtggccaatgggagctacggggcagtgcctgtgggcaagaaCAGCACATAGAGCTGCCTGCCACACCTCCGCCTAGAAGCCGTacttgctgctggctgcttccggggcgcagcggagagtcaggacaggcaggaagcctgcatTAGACCCtgcactgtgctgctgactgggagctgccggaggtaagcccgtggccccaaccccttgccccagccctgagcacccccgcAAACCCAGAGactccttctgcaccccaaactcctcaatcctggccccacttctgagcccgcacccccagccagagcctgcacccgaacccccagcccggagccccctcccacatactgaactcctcatttctgacctCACTAGAGGGGACCGAACCAGGCCCCAAATGGTCCCTGAACAGTCCCACTATGAAGCAGACATCAAGATGGGGTAACTTTATCTTTATGCCTCCCCACTATCATTCCTGTGCTAAGCACCGAAATGGAATAACACAGATCTGGGACCATCGTTTCTTCATGCTATCTCTTGCTGTTATCTATGAGGATACGGAAAGAATGGTTTGGGGGCTAAAAGGAATTGACCTGAACAAAGACTCataatgacttcaatgggagcaggatcggtagagccctgcaaatccatgggtatccgctttatatccacGGACCATTTCTGCGGATAGCAGCGTGggtgcagatacaaattttgtatccacgcagggctctgaGGGTAAGAGCCGGGCGGGCAGCTATGAGGAACTGCagcacagaccctccacctgcccatggTGCGAGGGGTGTGTGTTTGagagctggccctggccctgctccccaggctccccacccggctgagggcaggtggagggtccgggtGGGGGTGCCTCGGAGCCTCAGCCCTGCCACGGtaaatagagccctgcaaatccgcagaCAATTTTTGCGGATCAGATGCGGATACAtatttttgtatctgtgcagggctctaaggATCAGACCCCCTGGCTGAAGCTTGTCACAATCCAGTATATGATTCAGCTTCCTCCCTTCAAAGCCACTGCTATTGGATTGCTTCAGTTTGCTCTGTGGAATAATGCAGCCATCCAGGCTATGCACTGCGCTGTCCTTTAGGTCAGTAGGTTCATGCACCACAGGCAGTGCCATTCTAATTCATAGATTACCAGAAAGTGGCTATTTAGTAGACTGGTAAGATGATGCTAGCACTGTGAGACCGAGTGCATCACCTTTTCCTACTACCTGGTTCCCCAGTCCCAGTCCTCTGTTGAACTGGTGTTCTTGTTGTGCTACACTGacttattattttgttttcagttatttaCAAAATATCTGCTGTTTTTGACATAGTTTGAAATGGGCCAGTGTAGTAGGGTGAGTTATGCTAATTAGCACTAATGACTGGGGTATCTATTATGAAGTACAGAGTTTTATGAGTTGGCAAGTTAGCCTATAAAAAGAGCTTTAATAAAATCAAGTATGCTGTATCtgcatataatttatttatttgataacTCTAATTTAGCCCGAAATATTAGGATAATACCTCATAATGTACTAGTGCATATAAGTACTGTAATGTATTTTGCAGAAGTAGTGAAGTTAGAGACCTAGTCTACATGTAAAAGTTTTGCAAGCATACCTATGTTGGTTAGTAGCCTGAAAAAAGTAACCCCCTAACCAAGGTCATTGTGCTGGCAAAAGCCTTAGTGtaaatgcagttataccagcaaaaaagtccCTCTGCCAGTGTGTCTTTTTCATTCATGGAACTGGTCTAagctatgccaacaaaataactcttttttgggggggtggggggggggacgctAATATAAGCTGTGTCTCCACTAGGAAGGCTTGCTagtatagctatgctggcaaaccctttctagtgtagataagGTCTTAGTGTGTTCTCCATTACAGTGTTCTGATATTAAATCATTTTTGAGCAATGAGGTAGAAACcacctttctttgtgttttgtgcatgagagtgtgtgtgtaagagagagagagtgtgccgGATCTATAGATTAGGAAGTGTGTAGTACTGTAGGGAGCAGAGACTGTAGCCTAATGGTTCATTATTTAGTTGATCTTAATCTTATTGAGGACCACTTGAAAGATGATGGTCCTCAAGAGGTCTGCGATTTACAAGACTTCAAAATAGGATACTTTTGGcagctaaattttaaaaaatcattattcTGTAAACTGGGAGATAATGTAAATGGGAATATTATTGCTAATGAAATATTGCCAAAAGAGTTAGTGTAAAATGCCTTTATAACAGTTTGTGTATACAGatttcgcttcaggttggggggctgtctgtaggcaaggactggcctttctctcttcaggttggggggctgtctgtaggcaaggactggcctttctcccaataTTGGGATACAATTATTAtaaaattggatactattaatttgggcttgaaaagagactgggagtggctaagtcattatgcaaggtagcctgtctccccttgtttttttcctgcaaaaccccccccaagacgttctggttaaacttggattattgctgtgcacattgtaagatgagctgttgccagcaggagaatgagtttgtgtgtgtggtttttggaaaaaaaaaaaaggggggggggtgtggggggggtgagaaaacctggattagtgctggaggtgacccaccttgattatcatgcgcattataaagaggggtttcaaagggggatgggctgttgccagcaggagagtgagtttgtatgtgtgtgggggggggggggggcgggaagggtgagaaaacctggatttgtgctggaaatggctctacttgaggatcactttagataagctgttgccagcgggggagtgaggtgggaggaagttttgtttcatggtctctgtgtgtatataatgtcttctgcagtttccacgatatgctatgcatccgatgaagtgagctgtagctcacgaaagctcatgctcaaataaactggttagtctctaaggtgccacaagtactccttttttttttgtgtatACAGCACATCTGATCTTCAAAACAAAGATGCTTCTTTACTTCCTGTGAACATCTCAGTATTATTTGCATCTGTTTAAATCCTGTTTCTCTTAATGGTTTAACAGACAAACAACTTTACTTTTGCGTGAACTTGCATTTGCAGTTAAACAGTAGTATAACACTTTTCTCTCATATTTATGGTCTTCCTAGGTTGGCAGCCTCGCTGGTTTGTTTTAGACAATGGAATATTGTCCTACTATGATTCACAGGATGATGTTTGCAAAGGCAGTAAAGGAAGTATAAAGATGGCAGTATGTGAAATTAAAGGTAAGATTTAAATAAGTGTTTATAAGAGGAAATTTAATTGGCAAGGGGATGAATAAGATGACCTAATACCACTTTTGCATCACTAATTTCTATGATGCTTAAAAAAAGGTAAGGGGAAAAATTACACATCTAGACGTGTTTAGTCAGACATGCTTGCTACATCAACCACAAttactgtaggtttcagagtaacagccgtgttagtctgtattcgtaaaaagaaaaggagtacttgtggcaccttagagactaaccagtttatttgagcatgagctttcgtgagctacagctcacttcatcggatgcatagcatatcgtggaaactgcagaagacattatatacacacagagaccatgaaacaaaacttcctcccaccccactctcctgctggtaacagcttatctaaagtgatcatcaagtagagccatttccagcacaaatccaggtgtgtgtgtgggggggggggggaagggtgagaaaacctggatttgtgctggaaatggctctacttgaggatcactttagataagctgttaccagcaggagagtggggtgggaggaagttttgtttcatggtctctgtgtgtatataatgtcttctgcagtttccacgatatgctatgcatccgatgaagtgagctgtagctcacgaaagctcatgctcaaataaactggttagtctctaaggtgccacaagtactccttttcttttcacaattaCTGTAGTTACTGAACATGAACTCTGAagcaaaataataatgaaaaaggtTATGACATTTACTGCTCCTTTATGAGGTTTAAAAACAGCCATATGAACCCTTGGGCATTAAACCCTTGGGTATTTCTGTTTATGTCTTGCCTTCATTTATGATATTTGAAATGTATCTGAAGCTGTTACCATAGctacagctcttctccctcccaaaCTGAGAGGGAAGGAATGCTGAATGTTAGGAATTGTTTGCTGGGAGAGTCACAGCAGTGATCTGGTGGGTGCCACGTTTAGGCTGAAAAGGGTAGTTTATCTTCCATTACTTTCTGCCTTTGGCCTTTTTTTCTGATGCACCTTTGTGGAGGTATTTGTGGTGTGGGTACCTGATCACTAGAAAATGGACCGAGTCCATCTACTTCTCTTACGTAGGCTAGCAAGCAGTTATTGGATGGCAACAACTTTTGGTTACTACTCCCAGTGCCTAGATTGAAACcagtgacctagaagtgaaagttttatgtctcattactaaTCTCTTGAAACATTCAGTCCCCTTTCTTGTCGTCTTGTTCATTTTCTATAATATGGAGGAACAGTAATAGATAGATGCAAGTAATTTGGGATTAATTCCATCTCTCATGTACCCAGGGCTGTCCAGTGCTAGGCCTGGGAGTACTGTGGTTGAGAAATATGCCTGGTACTCTGTGACACCCGGGCCTGATTAAAGATGTAGTATTAAATACAATGGCTCTAAGTGGAATACTGCTCCGTTCTCGTGCTTGAGAGGATGGTGACTTTGAAACAGAACCCAGAAGGTTGCATCAGAAAGGAAAGTGAGATTGATTTTAGCCTAGTCCTTCACAGATATTtgcccacatcacaaaaatcTTCAGGTTGGCATGATTGAATCAGGACTAGACTAACAGCGGTGTTTCAGGTGAAGAATGTTTTGGCAGTGTTTTGATGGAATTTTGCACAGTATCTGTCCACACTGTGTCTGGCTCTAGCCATTACTTAGTCAATTATGTTCATGAATGTCAAATTCATACagtgtttaaaattgttttgaataGCTTCCGTTTCTTACCAAATACAATTTGTAATATGTAAATAACTTGAAACAATATGGTCTGAATTTGATAAGTAGTATCCTTACTGGTTTAGTTATCTTTTGCAAAATTAGTCTTTTTTCCCTCTTTATCATTAGTTCATCCAACAGACAACACAAGAATGGAGTTAATAATCCCAGGGGAACAGCATTTCTATATGAAAGCAGTTAATGCAGCTGAGAGGCAGAGATGGCTGGTAGCACTGGGTAGTTCTAAAGCCTGTTTGACAGACaccagaacaaaaaaagaaaaaggtatttATACCATTAAAGTATATGAAATCTAATAACATTGTTTTTGATTAAGATCGTTCTTAATTTGTCCCATTCTAGTGGTTGAATTTAGTATTATTTATGTAAGATGTAAATCTAATTTACATATTGATCAATCTTAATTATGGATGTAATCCCTGCTGTGTGCATGTAATAACTTCTGGTTTATATTTAAATTGGAATTTCCAAGGGGAACAGGAAAAGAACTGATCAGCCTTCGCTAAAGTTAGCAGAAAGGAAGAATTATTGTTACTGTATTTCTCCGAGTAGTTCAATTCcctttacgtgtgtgtgtgtgtgtgtgtgtgtgtgtgtgtgtataaatatgagctcattttaattaaatatagtaCTTTGATTGAAAGGTATCACTAAGCATGGTGAAATGGATGAGCTTAAAAATCTCCTAGCTGGCATTGCTCCTCAGAATTATGAATTTTGCCAGTCTAATTAGGCCAGTGAGTGTCTCTGCAATACTCTGGCAGCTTCTAACTGGAAGATGTTTGACTGGGCTATGCAAAGATATATCTGagcaaggaaaaaatatttaaaatattgcaaaTGTATGGCATCAGGTAGGTcaaatcacttttttttattgttcataTGCAACTTGCTTATGACTTCACTTTACTACTCCTGAGTTTTATTACACTACTGGTTGTCAGAGTTTCTCCCTGTTTTGGGTTTCTGTGTTATGTTCAGATTTGTCTTGTTCCAGATATTGGCCCTACCAGAACTACAGAAATGTTGGTATTTAAAAACTAAGGGTCAGATAcacagctggtgtaagtcagcattaactccattgacttcaagaaaCTATGTCAGTTtgcaccaggtgaggatctgcccctttatCGACAATTATCTGACTTGCAGACGCTTTGGCTGGGATTTTGAACTGAAGTCTCTGGGCTACCTCctttaggcccctttgaaaagcCAGGCCATAAACTTGGGCAATAGCACGTGCTTACATACATTGTAGTAATGGTATTCCAAATCTCAAACCTGCCCAAGACAATGGTGAACCATCTATGTATGAATCATATTCTTATCTCATGAAAAATATAGAAATCAGTCAGAtgcttctctgccctgtgctgcagTTCTGTGAGTATTCAGCACTTGCCCATGTGACAGCCTGAAAGGACAACCAAAGTTGTGGGGCAGTCACCGAGCCTCCTCTAGGAATGACACAAAGTTTTCCTTATGTCCTGTGTCTAAGCTTAAAAAACACTGGACCAAATCAGACTCACTGCAAGAGCACAGGGAAATTACACAAGTTTCAGCCTTCATTGTCCTGCCTTCCACTTCTAAAAGCAAAGGGTGTGATTCAGCCCAGTCTGGTCTGCCCAGCGAATGTGATCAGAACAGCTCTGTTCTTAATGGCTATACGCCTTTAATTTTGCGTCATTTAGGTTGTGTCTGTGCTACAGAATTTTTTGAATATATTTCATTCAGCTGGACCAGCACAAGTGGGAGCCCTAGTTTAGACAAGGCTCTGGTGGTTTCCAGCATTTTTACCACTGTTAGTTACAACTTCTGAGCAGCAGATTTAACTGTCATGGTGAAAAACATAAAACCAGAAGCCACTGGAGGCTTGTATACACTAAACCGCCCATCAGCAATACCAAGAATTCAGCTCCAGTGAGAACGTTATCCTGTAATTCTGTAGTGCAGAAAAGGCCTGTAAAGACAGAACAGGCACATCTTTAAATAGGCAGTCAGGGAGAACTGTTACAGCATTTATTAACACTGTTTACAATGCTAGGTTATACAGAATAGGAAATATGAAATTAACACAAAACCTGCAGCAAACAcgaaggggaaaaaagtattttgttcctgctgctggagagctCTTAGTTACATAAAAGGCTAAAACTTAAACAATCTAAAAGTGCCACCCTCAAAATGCTGGTTGTAGCTGTTATGGAGTCATTTAGTTGCTGTTGTTCTGATTTCTCTCCATAATCCCCATTTCTTCCTCCCTAGTTTTTCTTGGTAAAGACTGGTAATCCTCTGTAGCCAGTCTGACAGATTTATAATTTGCAAGGTTCCCTGAGTGAGCAACTACTCTCCTCAGGTGCTTGTGGATATAGAGAAGCAGATCTTCTTCACCTGTTGAGGCCACAGACTTTGTCCATTGTGTTTTCCCTGGGATGGCACggtaaataagaaaatatttaaccTCTTGTTTGTTGGTTATATACCTTTCTCCATGGCCCCTTCCAAATTTATGTGTACTTTGTGAAGCTATTCCCAACTCATTTAAGAATCCCTTCCTAGTCTTGAAAGGAATTTCAATCTGTGTAGAGCCcttatatgaaaaaaaataaaatttgttcgTAAAAATTGTGTAGATAAGTCTTATGCCGTGattggtggggttttttattattttttttcttgtagaaATTAGTGAAACCAATGAATCTCTCAAAACCAAAATGTCCGAACTTCGCCTCTACTGTGATCTCTTAATGCAGCAAGTTCACACAATACAAGAATTTGTTCACCATGATCAGACAAGCTCATCTCCCAGCATTGAGGTATCAGATTTCTAAAATTATACTGGAGAACCTGATTATTTAAATCATCTTAAGTTATTGTTGTCACCTTATGCACCTTATCAGCAACTTAATGTTGGAAAATATTTACATCAGGTCAGTTTAATAGATGTTTAAAACTTGTCTATATTCAGATACACTGGGTTCAGGAGTAGGGTAATACAGTccacaataaaaaatattatgtaGATACAATGCAGGATGACATCAGAGTCATTTTAACAAGGAAATATGTTGGTGAGTCATTCAGTTAAAAGACAGAAGCAAACCTGGCTGGGTTGGTTGCACGTGAATTCTCCTTGTCTAAGAACTCTACAATAGACAATAATTGAAACATCCTGTTTCTTTATGCTTTGCTAGAACCTCCCTTATCTTTGCAAACTAGAATCCCAGGTCTTGAAAACTGCTGCATGTGCCCACTGTATTTGGGCATTCATAGGAAATCTGTTTGCTCTTCTAATCCTACTTCatgaccaaattcagccctggaatAGGTGGGCCACTTCACTGATGAGTGTAGGATTGTGCCCAGTTACAGCAGGGTTGAATTTGACTCAGAGACTCCTTTCATTAGGAAAGATAATAGATCTAATGGATGGGCCCCACTCTAATTAACTTATTTCACTAAATAGAAAATAAACTGATGACTCCAGTAGAAGTGATGGTTGCTCAGTCCTTCTGAAAGTTCAGCCCCTTGTATTTAGGAAGCAggaaa
This window contains:
- the PLEKHA3 gene encoding pleckstrin homology domain-containing family A member 3 isoform X5 yields the protein MEGVLYKWTNYLTGWQPRWFVLDNGILSYYDSQDDVCKGSKGSIKMAVCEIKVHPTDNTRMELIIPGEQHFYMKAVNAAERQRWLVALGSSKACLTDTRTKKEKGACGYREADLLHLLRPQTLSIVFSLGWHEISETNESLKTKMSELRLYCDLLMQQVHTIQEFVHHDQTSSSPSIENMNEASSLLSATCNTFITTLEECVKIANAKFKPEMFQLPHPDPLVSPVSPSPIQMMKRSISHPGTYSSESSHATKEPISSLHRLSQRRRRTYSDTESYNDNPLEDTERHAHCSRSALNGHLAPSTIPEENRSVSKKRSELEETLPSSSS
- the PLEKHA3 gene encoding pleckstrin homology domain-containing family A member 3 isoform X1 codes for the protein MDCKNEGQNDPRLSPSLYPSFFHLKRQRNQPFDFGGVPDLRILAAMFLGTWGWQPRWFVLDNGILSYYDSQDDVCKGSKGSIKMAVCEIKVHPTDNTRMELIIPGEQHFYMKAVNAAERQRWLVALGSSKACLTDTRTKKEKGACGYREADLLHLLRPQTLSIVFSLGWHEISETNESLKTKMSELRLYCDLLMQQVHTIQEFVHHDQTSSSPSIENMNEASSLLSATCNTFITTLEECVKIANAKFKPEMFQLPHPDPLVSPVSPSPIQMMKRSISHPGTYSSESSHATKEPISSLHRLSQRRRRTYSDTESYNDNPLEDTERHAHCSRSALNGHLAPSTIPEENRSVSKKRSELEETLPSSSS
- the PLEKHA3 gene encoding pleckstrin homology domain-containing family A member 3 isoform X2 translates to MDCKNEGQNDPRLSPSLYPSFFHLKRQRNQPFDFGGVPDLRILAAMFLGTWGWQPRWFVLDNGILSYYDSQDDVCKGSKGSIKMAVCEIKVHPTDNTRMELIIPGEQHFYMKAVNAAERQRWLVALGSSKACLTDTRTKKEKGACGYREADLLHLLRPQTLSIVFSLGWHEISETNESLKTKMSELRLYCDLLMQQVHTIQEFVHHDQTSSSPSIENMNEASSLLSATCNTFITTLEECVKIANAKFKPEMFQLPHPDPLVSPVSPSPIQMMKRSISHPGTYSSESHATKEPISSLHRLSQRRRRTYSDTESYNDNPLEDTERHAHCSRSALNGHLAPSTIPEENRSVSKKRSELEETLPSSSS